GACGTCGGTGATGGTGGGCACCAGAACCTCGGCGCGCTGGACCGCGGCCTGAAGCGCGGCGCGGTCCATCGGCTGATCCTTCAGGTTCAGCTCGGCGTCGAAAAGCTCGCGCATCCGCGTTTCCACCGCGTCGGGCAGGCGTCTGGTTAATACGACCTTAAGCTTGCGGGCGGACATTCTCGGCCTTGGTTTGCGGGCGGCGGTTCTTCGGGACGAAAGCCCGCGCGACGGGTCGTTCCATTCAGTGTCTAGCAAAGCCGCCGCCATCTTCCAAAGCCTGCGACGCCGCATGGTCGCGGTCCTGGCCCTGATGGGCCTGGCGGTGATGTCTGGCGCGGGCGCGACCATGCCCGACGGCCGCCCCACGCCCACGGGCCTGGAGGTGCCGCGCTGGATTTCGCTGAAGTCCTCGCACGTTCGGGCGCGACAGGGACCGGGGCTGGATTATCCGATCCTGTGGGAATATCGCGCCGCCGGCCTGCCGGTTCAGGTGATCGCCGAGACCAGCGAATGGCGAAAAATCTGCGATCCCGACGGGGCGGTGGCCTGGATCCACCGCACGGTGTCGTCGGGGCGCCGCTACGTCTTCAACACGACGGCCGAGGAAATTCCGATCCGTTCGGGCCGGTCCGAGACGTCTTCGGTGCGCGCCCGCCTGTCGCCGCGCGCCCTGATCGCTCTGGACGACTGCGAGGACGGCTGGTGCAAGGTCCGCGCGCGCCGGATGGAGGGCTGGGCGCCTCAGCGCGCCGTGTTCGGAACCCAGGAACGGGCCCTGTGCAACGCCAACCGGCCCGCCGGGACGGGGCGGGGCTGATGCGCCGCTGTTGAGCGAAGCGGCGCGGTCGTGTAACCCGCGCGCAACGCCTTGAAAAACGGAAGCGCCTTGACCCAGTCCCAATATCCTTCGTCCTTTGATCATGAGGCCCTGCTGGCCTCGGGCCGTGGCGAGCTGTTCGGGCCCGGCAACGCCCAGCTGCCCGCCCCGCCGATGCTGATGTTCGACCGCATCGTCACGATCAACGCCGATGGCGGCGATCACGGCAAGGGCTATGTCGAGGCGGAACTCGACATCAATCCCGAG
Above is a genomic segment from Candidatus Brevundimonas colombiensis containing:
- a CDS encoding SH3 domain-containing protein; this translates as MSSKAAAIFQSLRRRMVAVLALMGLAVMSGAGATMPDGRPTPTGLEVPRWISLKSSHVRARQGPGLDYPILWEYRAAGLPVQVIAETSEWRKICDPDGAVAWIHRTVSSGRRYVFNTTAEEIPIRSGRSETSSVRARLSPRALIALDDCEDGWCKVRARRMEGWAPQRAVFGTQERALCNANRPAGTGRG